From Populus alba chromosome 16, ASM523922v2, whole genome shotgun sequence:
CGCGCTGTGGAATTTTTTGATGAGATGGTGGAAAGAGGCTATCAACCTAATCTACATACCTATACCACGATTATAAAAGGTTTGTGTAAGATTGGTAAAACCCCTGTTGCTGTTGGATTGCTCAAGAAAATGGACAATGCAGGTTGCCAACCGAATGTTGTCACATACAGTACGCTTATTGATAGCCTTTGCAAGGATAGACTAGTCAAAGAGGCTTTAGATATCTTCTCTGAAATGAAAAGTAAAGGGATTCAACCGAATGTTGTCACTTACAATTCCTTGATGCATGGTCTATGCAATTCAGACCAGCAGGAAGAGGCCTTAGCATTGTTCAATGAAATGATGAATTTCAACATCTTGCCAGATGTAGTTACCTTCAACATTTGGGTCGATACACTTTGTAAAAAGGGCAAGATTTCAGAGGCTCAAGGAATAGTAAAGACAATGATCGAGAAGGGTGTGGAGCCTAATACCGTGACTTATAGTTCGTTGATGAATGGATATCTTTTGCAAAACAGAGTTTTTGAAGCTAGAAAGGTATTCGATGCGATGATAACCAGGGGCTGTAGACCTGATGTTCTTAGTTACAACATCTTAATCAATGGATGCTGTAAGGCCCAGAGGATAGATGAGgcaaaacaattttttgatgaaatgagTTTTCGAGGCTTAATTCCAAACACTGCTACTTACAACACTCTTATAAGTGGTTTGTCTCAAGCAGGGAGAATTTTTGAAGCAAAAGAGCTTTTCACGAATATGCATGTCCAGGGCTGCATGCCTAATGTTCTTAGTTACAACATCTTAATCAATGGATCTTGTAAGGCCCTGAGGATAGATGAGGCAAAACAGCTTTTTGATGAAATGAGTTTTCGAGGCTTAATTCCAAACACTGCCAGTTACAACACTCTTATAAGTGGCTTGTTTCAAGCTGGGAGGATTTTGGAAGCAAAAGAGCTTTTCAAGGATATGCATGCCCAGGGCTGCTCCCCAGA
This genomic window contains:
- the LOC118033164 gene encoding uncharacterized protein isoform X4; translation: MVFCTLINGLCIKGKIARAVEFFDEMVERGYQPNLHTYTTIIKGLCKIGKTPVAVGLLKKMDNAGCQPNVVTYSTLIDSLCKDRLVKEALDIFSEMKSKGIQPNVVTYNSLMHGLCNSDQQEEALALFNEMMNFNILPDVVTFNIWVDTLCKKGKISEAQGIVKTMIEKGVEPNTVTYSSLMNGYLLQNRVFEARKVFDAMITRGCRPDVLSYNILINGCCKAQRIDEAKQFFDEMSFRGLIPNTATYNTLISGLSQAGRIFEAKELFTNMHVQGCMPNVLSYNILINGSCKALRIDEAKQLFDEMSFRGLIPNTASYNTLISGLFQAGRILEAKELFKDMHAQGCSPDLVTYSILLDGLSKQGYLDQALELFREMQNNYLNPDLVIYNILLDAMCKSGKLEDARELFLKLHVKGLLPDVRSWTSIISGLCREGLLDEAYKAFRQMERDGCPPDCCSYNVIVRGFLQSNSASRAEQLFQEMFDRGFSADALTRTLAADLLSKDDNLGLKRLLGESERCQGEKEIISSSMMPKEVPILTSR